One region of Salvia miltiorrhiza cultivar Shanhuang (shh) chromosome 3, IMPLAD_Smil_shh, whole genome shotgun sequence genomic DNA includes:
- the LOC131014260 gene encoding long-chain-alcohol oxidase FAO2-like — translation MEGRKRSLVSGGKLVVKPKYKHGLSSSQIHSLSAVCEALIPCIPTNGNLNSNDTNGKLLHHSYYLSSASHPPFPDETAELIVKRGIPKAVVVVSLVLKLLSTRLGTLLLCGGASLDWKWPFLHKFSELSVSKREAILQKWSRGTLLLPLRTVFFMLKLTCFYTFFSLTDEKGQNPAWESIGYHVEQVENSADSGEERPLDKGIVETENQADETTLKQSLIHKGLQVTDNTKDNTINIQCDVVIVGSGCGGGVAAAVLAEAGLKVVVVEKGHYFTAQDYTGLEGPSMNELYASGGIFSTQDGKIILLAGSTVGGGSAVNWSASIRTPDHVLEEWSKEKKIPMFGGEEYQSAMDRVWRRIGVTEMCEQEGIQNQVLRKGCEKVGLKVEGVARNSTEGHYCGSCGYGCRRGDKKGTDSTWLVDAVDKGAVILTGCKADKFVVESDGSGKRCKGVIATVESSNISKKVQIEAKASVAACGALYTPPLLISSGLKNKNVGRNLHLHPVLFAWGYFPESESQLQGKSFEGGIITSINKVMIQGEANFSTIIETAGLGPASYAVFLPWVGGQDMKERMAKYSRTAMLFALIRDEGSGEVREEGKITYKFHELDQKHLEAGLRQTLRILIGAGAAEVGTFQSDGQRLECRGIKEEDVEEFLKTVVAAGGPASGGKYWNLYASAHQMSSCRMGVDEREGAVDGNGESWEAKGLYVCDGSVLPTAIGVNPMITIESTAYCISTRIAHSLNQI, via the exons atggagggaAGAAAGAGGAGTTTGGTGAGTGGAGGGAAGTTGGTGGTGAAGCCAAAATACAAGCATGGTTTGTCTTCCTCTCAGATTCATTCACTGAGTGCTGTGTGTGAAGCTCTAATACCGTGTATTCCTACCAATGGAAACCTAAATTCCAATGATACTAATGGAAAGCTTCTTCATCACTCCTATTACTTGTCTTCGGCTTCTCATCCTCCATTTCCTGATGAG ACAGCAGAGCTGATAGTGAAGAGAGGGATACCCAAAGCTGTAGTGGTGGTGAGCCTTGTGCTGAAGCTGCTGTCGACGCGGCTGGGCACCCTCTTGCTGTGCGGCGGCGCTTCTCTGGATTGGAAATGGCCCTTCCTTCATAAATTCTCAGAGCTCTCCGTCAGCAAGAGAGAAGCCATTCTCCAGAAATGGTCAAGAGGGACTCTGCTCCTCCCTCTCAGAACAGTCTTCTTCATGCTCAAACTCACCTGTTTCTACACCTTCTTCTCTCTG ACAGATGAAAAGGGCCAGAATCCAGCATGGGAATCGATAGGATACCACGTGGAACAAGTTGAAAACTCAGCTGATTCAGGCGAGGAGAGGCCTCTCGACAAGGGCATCGTAGAGACCGAGAACCAAGCCGATGAGACGACACTGAAACAATCCCTCATCCACAAGGGGCTGCAGGTCACCGACAACACGAAAGACAACACCATCAACATCCAATGTGATGTAGTGATAGTGGGCTCCGGCTGTGGAGGAGGAGTTGCAGCGGCCGTGCTTGCAGAGGCCGGCCTCAAAGTCGTGGTGGTCGAGAAGGGCCATTACTTCACAGCACAAGACTATACTGGACTGGAGGGACCTTCCATGAACGAGCTGTATGCATCAGGAGGGATCTTCTCAACTCAAGATGGCAAGATCATCCTCCTTGCAGGGTCCACAGTTGGTGGTGGTTCAGCCGTCAACTGGTCGGCCTCCATCAGAACTCCGGATCACGTTCTGGAAGAGTGGTCGAAAGAGAAGAAGATTCCCATGTTTGGAGGGGAAGAGTATCAATCCGCCATGGACAGAGTGTGGAGAAGGATAGGTGTGACAGAGATGTGTGAGCAGGAAGGCATCCAAAACCAAGTTTTGAGAAAAGGGTGTGAGAAGGTGGGGTTGAAAGTGGAGGGAGTGGCCAGGAATTCCACAGAGGGTCACTACTGTGGCTCCTGCGGCTACGGCTGCAGGAGAGGGGATAAGAAGGGGACCGACTCCACATGGCTCGTCGATGCAGTTGACAAGGGTGCGGTGATCTTGACAGGGTGCAAGGCAGACAAGTTTGTGGTGGAGAGTGATGGGAGTGGCAAGAGATGCAAAGGGGTGATAGCAACGGTTGAAAGCAGCAACATATCAAAGAAGGTGCAGATTGAGGCAAAGGCATCAGTTGCAGCTTGTGGTGCTCTCTACACACCGCCTCTGCTGATTTCAAGTGGGCTGAAGAACAAGAATGTGGGGAGGAATCTTCACCTCCACCCTGTGTTATTTGCATGGGGATACTTCCCAGAATCAGAATCACAGCTGCAGGGAAAGAGCTTCGAAGGAGGCATCATAACCTCCATTAACAAGGTGATGATCCAAGGAGAGGCTAATTTTAGCACCATCATAGAAACAGCTGGATTAGGGCCGGCATCCTACGCGGTGTTCCTGCCGTGGGTGGGAGGGCAGGACATGAAGGAGAGGATGGCCAAGTACTCCAGAACAGCGATGCTGTTCGCGTTGATAAGAGATGAAGGCTCAGGGGAGGTGAGGGAGGAAGGGAAGATAACCTACAAGTTTCATGAGCTAGACCAGAAGCATCTTGAGGCCGGGTTGAGGCAGACGCTGAGGATCTTGATAGGTGCAGGAGCAGCCGAGGTGGGGACATTTCAGAGCGACGGGCAGAGGCTGGAGTGCCGGGGGATCAAGGAGGAGGACGTGGAGGAGTTCTTGAAGACAGTGGTGGCAGCCGGAGGGCCGGCCTCCGGGGGGAAGTATTGGAATTTGTATGCTTCGGCGCATCAAATGAGTAGCTGCAGGATGGGGGTTGATGAGAGAGAAGGTGCAGTGGATGGGAATGGGGAGAGCTGGGAGGCTAAAGGGCTGTATGTTTGTGATGGGAGTGTGCTGCCTACAGCTATTGGTGTCAATCCCATGATTACTATTGAATCAACTGCTTACTGCATCTCTACCAGAATTGCACATTCTCTCAACCAAATTTAG
- the LOC131014261 gene encoding succinate--CoA ligase [ADP-forming] subunit beta, mitochondrial produces the protein MVRGLLGKLANRSLSVAGKWQQQQLRRLNIHEYQGAELMGKHGINVPKGVAVGSVDEVRKALREVFPNQSEVVVKSQILAGGRGLGTFKNGFQGGVHIVKADKAEDVAGKMLGQMLVTKQSGPEGKIVSKVYLAEKLSLVNEMYFAITLDRITAGPLIISCKKGGTSIEDLAEKHPELIVKVPINVFTGITDEDAAKVVDGLSPKVADRNASIEQVKKLYELFCKCDCTLLEINPIAETADNQLVAADAKLNFDDNAAFRQKEIFALRDPTQEDPREVAAAKADLNYIGLDGEIGCMVNGAGLAMATMDIIKLHGGTPANFLDVGGNASENQVVEAFKILTSDDKVKAILVNIFGGIMKCDVIASGIVNAAKQVQLKVPVVVRLEGTNVDQGKRILKESGMTLITAEDLDDAAEKAVKASAK, from the exons atggtgagaggaTTGCTCGGGAAACTAGCTAACCGCTCTCTCTCCGTCGCCGGAAAATGGCAGCAGCAACAGCTACGCCGCCTCAACATACACGAGTATCAG GGAGCTGAGCTGATGGGCAAGCATGGTATCAATGTCCCAAAAGGTGTGGCTGTTGGATCAGTTGATGAAGTCAGGAAGGCACTGCGGGAAGTATTTCCCAACCAAAGTGAG GTGGTTGTGAAGTCTCAAATCCTTGCTGGTGGCCGAGGACTTGGAACATTTAAAAATGGTTTTCAAGGGGGAGTTCATATAGTAAAGGCTGACAAGGCTGAGGATGTAGCTG GTAAAATGCTTGGGCAGATGCTTGTCACTAAGCAATCTGGACCTGAAGGAAAAATTGTCAGCAAG GTTTATTTGGCTGAGAAGTTATCCCTGGTCAATGAGATGTACTTTGCCATAACTCTTGATCGTATAACTGCTGGTCCT CTTATTATTTCCTGTAAAAAGGGAGGAACAAGTATCGAAGATCTTGCAGAAAAACATCCAGAATTGATTGTAAAG GTGCCTATAAATGTTTTCACAGGAATCACTGATGAGGATGCTGCCAAGGTAGTGGATGGTTTATCCCCAAAGGTGGCTGATCGAAATGCTTCAATTGAACAAGTGAAAAAGTTGTATGAACTTTTCTGCAAATGTGATTGCACCTTATTAGAG ATCAATCCTATCGCTGAGACTGCCGATAACCAGTTAGTAGCTGCTGATGCAAAACTAAATTTTGATGATAATGCTGCTTTCCGTCAGAAAGAGATATTTGCTCTTCGAGATCCAACTCAAGAAGATCCTCGTGAG GTTGCTGCAGCTAAAGCTGACTTGAATTACATTGGTTTAGATGGAGAAATTGGTTGCATGGTAAATGGTGCTGGTTTGGCCATGGCCACAATGGATATTATTAAGTTACATGGAGGAACACCTGCTAATTTTCTTGATGTTGGGGGAAATGCTTCAGAAAACCAG GTTGTGGAAGCTTTTAAAATTTTGACGTCAGATGACAAAGTGAAGGCTATTCTTGTGAACATTTTTGGAGGGATTATGAAGTGTGACGTAATAGCCAGTGGAATTGTGAATGCTGCAAAACAG GTTCAATTGAAGGTACCTGTTGTTGTCCGTCTTGAAGGCACAAATGTAGACCAAGGAAAGAGAATTTTGAAG GAAAGTGGAATGACTTTGATTACCGCGGAAGATTTGGATGATGCAGCTGAGAAAGCAGTGAAAGCCTCAGCAAAGTGA
- the LOC131014262 gene encoding uncharacterized protein LOC131014262 has product MRIRKHAKISPLLYATSSLKAGALLQTHVCLLNQSPWDVITFSPPPSPLPPPFQVNGIDVRAGNGSSEHCVSVSEREPSRGRLAEHHLSMVKTYSNVGARKPLKAKKAPATSNPYEFYYYSGFGPRWGKRRGNKNSSIIKNVEMQAAAIDFTEYEDDEEEARDNVNGKKRVRKPIKARSLKSLL; this is encoded by the exons ATGAGAATACGCAAGCACGCCAAGATTTCTCCGCTGCTCTATGCGACGTCGTCCCTCAAGGCCGGAGCCCTCCTCCAAACTCATGTCTGTCTGCTCAATCAATCACCGTGGGACGTCATCACCTTCTCGCCGCCGCCGTCTCCTCTTCCTCCGCCATTTCAG GTGAATGGTATCGATGTTCGTGCTGGAAATGGGAGCTCCGAGCACTGCGTTTCCGTTTCTGAGAG GGAGCCTAGTCGTGGGCGGCTGGCCGAGCACCACTTATCCATGGTTAAAACTTACAGCAACGTCGGCGCCAGGAAACCATTGAAGGCCAAGAAGGCTCCGGCAACCTCCAATCCCTATGAATTTTACTACTATTCGGGGTTCGGGCCACGGTGGGGCAAGCGAAGAGGCAATAAGAATAGCAGCATAATCAAAAATGTTGAAATGCAGGCGGCGGCGATCGATTTCACAGAGTATGAGGATGATGAGGAGGAGGCGAGGGATAATGTTAATGGGAAGAAAAGGGTGAGAAAACCGATCAAGGCTAGGTCGCTGAAATCGCTCTTGTGA